Proteins found in one Micromonospora sp. WMMD1082 genomic segment:
- the proB gene encoding glutamate 5-kinase — MRDAVTAARRVVVKIGSSSLTTATGGLDDGRVDALVDALGRRTADGREVVLVSSGAIAAGLAPLGLARRPRDLATQQAAASVGQGLLIGRYAAAFARHGRTVGQVLLTVDDVTRRAHYRNAYRTLRKLLDLRAVPIVNENDTVATEEIRFGDNDRLAALVAALVDAELLVLLSDVDALWTGDPSRPGSRRIAEVRDEADLAGVDLRGAGRSGVGTGGMVTKVEAARIATGFGIPVVLTSAAQAVAALAGEPVGTFFHPSLRRPAARLFWLAHATAPRGRLHLDPGAVAAVVGRRKSLLPAGITAVDGAFTAGDPVDLVDTSGAPVARGLVNYDAIELPGLLGRSTADLAAALGPAYEREVVHRDDLVLL, encoded by the coding sequence GTGCGCGACGCAGTCACGGCGGCCCGGCGGGTCGTCGTCAAGATCGGATCCTCCTCGTTGACCACCGCCACCGGCGGGTTGGACGACGGGCGGGTCGACGCGCTGGTCGACGCCCTCGGCAGGCGGACGGCCGACGGACGCGAGGTGGTGCTGGTCTCCTCGGGCGCGATCGCCGCCGGCCTCGCCCCGCTCGGCCTGGCCCGGCGCCCGCGCGACCTGGCCACCCAGCAGGCCGCCGCCAGCGTCGGCCAGGGCCTGCTGATCGGGCGGTACGCGGCCGCCTTCGCCCGGCACGGCCGTACCGTCGGCCAGGTGCTGCTCACCGTCGACGACGTGACCCGGCGAGCCCACTACCGCAACGCGTACCGCACCCTGCGCAAGCTGCTCGACCTGCGGGCGGTGCCGATCGTCAACGAGAACGACACGGTCGCCACCGAGGAGATCCGGTTCGGCGACAACGACCGGCTGGCCGCGCTGGTGGCCGCGCTGGTCGACGCCGAACTGCTGGTGCTCCTCTCCGATGTCGACGCGCTCTGGACGGGCGACCCGTCGCGCCCCGGTTCCCGCCGCATCGCGGAGGTACGCGACGAGGCGGATCTGGCCGGCGTCGACCTGCGCGGGGCCGGGCGCTCGGGTGTCGGCACCGGCGGCATGGTGACCAAGGTGGAGGCGGCCCGGATCGCCACCGGGTTCGGCATCCCGGTGGTGCTCACCTCCGCCGCCCAGGCCGTCGCGGCGCTGGCCGGCGAGCCGGTCGGCACCTTCTTCCACCCCAGCCTCCGGCGACCCGCCGCCCGGCTGTTCTGGCTCGCCCACGCCACCGCACCCCGGGGACGGCTGCACCTCGATCCCGGGGCGGTCGCCGCGGTGGTGGGGCGGCGCAAATCGTTGCTGCCGGCCGGGATCACCGCCGTGGACGGGGCGTTCACCGCCGGCGACCCGGTCGACCTGGTCGACACCTCCGGCGCGCCGGTCGCCCGAGGGCTGGTCAACTACGACGCGATCGAGCTGCCCGGCCTGCTCGGGCGCTCCACCGCCGACCTCGCCGCGGCGCTCGGCCCGGCGTACGAACGGGAGGTCGTCCACCGCGACGACCTGGTGCTGCTGTAG
- a CDS encoding prenyltransferase/squalene oxidase repeat-containing protein, whose amino-acid sequence MSRSHLPVLPRRDHVAAGSVAAVVDIDAAIGFVVAHGDAVERARLSWLRTGAPPPPELLDSAEVGQTLGGGWPASWGDEVASVDATCFRLTELDDLGALSRPSARRALDWLAAAQQRDGCWEEDPALADTAPEWARPGDPEARLYLTANAAFWLTVAGLDARAAGPLDHRVGGAYAGVVQAASQALAAHLRPDGSWPSFLAAGWLSAAVLHRQQLFYESAQIKAVLAERVPQVSAADAGWLASTLRRVGVDEQEWTMVAARRRLTETQRSDGGWSSDDGHQFDVHATLAVIRAFR is encoded by the coding sequence ATTAGCCGATCCCACCTGCCCGTCCTACCGAGGCGGGATCACGTTGCCGCCGGTAGCGTGGCCGCCGTGGTCGACATCGACGCCGCGATCGGGTTCGTGGTGGCACACGGGGACGCGGTGGAGCGTGCCCGTCTGTCCTGGTTGCGTACGGGCGCGCCACCACCGCCGGAGCTGCTCGACAGCGCCGAGGTCGGCCAGACCCTGGGCGGTGGCTGGCCGGCGTCCTGGGGCGACGAGGTGGCATCCGTCGACGCGACCTGCTTCCGCCTCACCGAACTGGACGACCTCGGTGCGCTGAGCCGCCCGAGCGCCCGCCGCGCGCTGGACTGGCTCGCCGCCGCCCAGCAACGCGACGGCTGCTGGGAGGAGGACCCGGCGCTGGCGGACACCGCCCCCGAGTGGGCCCGCCCCGGTGATCCGGAGGCGCGGCTCTACCTGACCGCCAACGCCGCCTTCTGGCTCACCGTGGCCGGCCTCGACGCCCGGGCCGCCGGCCCCCTCGACCACCGGGTCGGCGGGGCGTACGCCGGCGTGGTGCAGGCCGCCAGCCAGGCGCTCGCCGCGCACCTGCGCCCCGACGGCAGCTGGCCGTCCTTCCTGGCCGCCGGGTGGCTGAGCGCGGCGGTGCTGCACCGGCAGCAGTTGTTCTACGAGTCGGCACAGATCAAGGCGGTGCTCGCCGAGCGGGTTCCGCAGGTGTCCGCGGCCGACGCCGGCTGGCTCGCCTCGACGCTGCGCCGGGTCGGTGTCGACGAGCAGGAGTGGACCATGGTGGCGGCCCGCCGCAGGCTCACCGAGACGCAGCGCAGCGACGGCGGGTGGAGCAGCGACGACGGCCATCAGTTCGACGTGCACGCCACCCTCGCCGTCATCCGCGCCTTCCGCTGA
- the moeZ gene encoding adenylyltransferase/sulfurtransferase MoeZ, with the protein MARLPATSIPGESTVSLPPLVEPAAELTVDEIRRYSRHLIIPDVGVTGQKRLKNARVLCVGAGGLGSPALLYLAAAGVGTLGIIDFDTVDESNLQRQVIHGVSDVGRSKAESAAASIREINPLVNVEIHNTALDRDNVREIFAQYDLIVDGTDNFATRYMVNDAAVLLNKPYVWGSIYRFDGQASVFWAEHGPCYRCLYPEPPPPGMVPSCAEGGVLGVLCASIGSIQVNEAIKLLAGIGEPLVGRLMVYDALEMSYRKIKVRKDPNCVLCGENPTLTDLLEDYEDFCGAVSVEAQEATLDATITAAELKEWQDAGKDIFLVDVREPAEYEIVRIPGATLIPKGEILSGEALSKLPQDRQIVLHCKSGVRSAEALAALKAAGFRDAVHVQGGVLSWIKQIDPSLPAY; encoded by the coding sequence ATGGCCCGGTTGCCCGCCACATCGATCCCCGGGGAGTCCACCGTGTCGCTGCCCCCGCTCGTCGAACCCGCCGCCGAGCTGACCGTTGACGAGATCCGCCGCTACTCGCGTCACCTGATCATCCCCGACGTCGGCGTCACCGGGCAGAAGCGGCTGAAGAACGCCCGGGTGCTCTGCGTCGGCGCCGGTGGCCTCGGTTCCCCCGCCCTGCTGTACCTGGCCGCCGCCGGGGTCGGCACGCTCGGCATCATCGACTTCGACACCGTCGACGAGTCCAACCTCCAGCGCCAGGTCATCCACGGCGTCTCCGATGTCGGCCGGTCCAAGGCCGAGTCGGCCGCGGCGAGCATCCGCGAGATCAACCCGCTGGTCAACGTCGAGATCCACAACACCGCGCTGGACCGGGACAACGTCCGCGAGATCTTCGCCCAGTACGACCTGATCGTCGACGGCACCGACAACTTCGCCACCCGGTACATGGTCAACGACGCGGCGGTGCTGCTCAACAAGCCGTACGTCTGGGGGTCGATCTACCGGTTCGACGGCCAGGCCTCGGTGTTCTGGGCCGAGCACGGCCCCTGCTACCGCTGCCTCTACCCGGAGCCGCCGCCGCCCGGCATGGTCCCCTCCTGCGCGGAGGGCGGCGTGCTCGGCGTGCTCTGCGCCTCGATCGGCTCGATCCAGGTCAACGAGGCGATCAAGCTGCTCGCCGGCATCGGCGAGCCGCTGGTCGGCCGGCTGATGGTCTACGACGCCCTGGAGATGAGCTACCGCAAGATCAAGGTACGCAAGGACCCGAACTGCGTGCTCTGCGGCGAGAACCCGACCCTCACCGACCTGCTGGAGGACTACGAGGACTTCTGCGGCGCGGTCTCGGTCGAGGCCCAGGAGGCGACGCTCGACGCGACCATCACCGCGGCCGAGCTGAAGGAGTGGCAGGACGCCGGCAAGGACATCTTCCTCGTCGACGTGCGGGAGCCGGCCGAGTACGAGATCGTCCGCATCCCCGGCGCGACCCTGATCCCCAAGGGCGAGATCCTCTCCGGCGAGGCGCTGTCCAAGCTCCCGCAGGACCGGCAGATCGTGCTGCACTGCAAGTCCGGCGTCCGCTCCGCCGAGGCGCTGGCCGCGTTGAAGGCGGCCGGTTTCCGCGACGCGGTGCACGTGCAGGGCGGCGTGCTCTCCTGGATCAAGCAGATCGATCCGTCGCTGCCCGCGTATTAG
- a CDS encoding DUF3152 domain-containing protein, whose amino-acid sequence MPSSPLWRGPDRRDHPPDPHPPGSRPAARRRRRRLTVTLGIVLLLAAASSVLLARAGDRAAEPEPGARSRLGYGAGADEQDRTSRYPRVGAGSFAVAGDGSPVRGEEGPVTRYRVAVEQGTGQDPDAFAADVDAVLADPRSWIGSGGLRVQRVAGAVPADFTIYLATPLTSEAMCAEGGLSTEGYTSCRLPGRVIINLARWLEAVPDYGAPIEVYRAYVINHEVGHEFGEGHEACPAPGRPAPVMQQQTYGLDGCLPNPWPILDGHHYSGDLVD is encoded by the coding sequence ATGCCCTCTTCACCCCTTTGGCGCGGCCCGGACCGGCGGGACCACCCGCCCGACCCGCACCCGCCTGGTTCCCGGCCGGCGGCCCGGCGCCGGCGGCGTCGGCTCACCGTGACCCTCGGGATCGTGCTGCTCCTCGCCGCCGCCTCCTCGGTGCTGCTGGCGCGCGCCGGCGACCGGGCGGCCGAGCCGGAACCGGGTGCCCGCAGCCGGCTCGGCTACGGAGCGGGCGCGGACGAGCAGGACCGGACCAGCAGGTACCCGAGGGTCGGTGCCGGCAGCTTCGCGGTGGCCGGTGACGGCTCTCCGGTGCGGGGCGAGGAGGGGCCGGTGACCCGCTACCGGGTGGCCGTCGAGCAGGGCACCGGCCAGGATCCGGACGCCTTCGCCGCGGACGTCGACGCGGTGCTGGCCGACCCGCGCAGCTGGATCGGCTCCGGCGGGCTGCGCGTGCAGCGGGTCGCCGGGGCGGTACCCGCGGACTTCACCATCTACCTGGCCACCCCGCTCACCTCGGAGGCGATGTGCGCCGAGGGCGGGCTCAGCACGGAGGGCTACACCTCGTGCCGGCTGCCCGGGAGAGTGATCATCAATCTGGCGCGCTGGCTGGAGGCGGTTCCGGACTACGGGGCGCCGATCGAGGTCTACCGGGCGTACGTGATCAACCATGAGGTCGGGCACGAGTTCGGGGAGGGACACGAGGCGTGCCCCGCACCGGGACGTCCGGCGCCGGTCATGCAGCAGCAGACGTACGGGCTGGACGGCTGCCTGCCGAACCCCTGGCCGATCCTGGACGGCCACCACTACTCCGGCGATCTCGTCGACTGA
- a CDS encoding DUF3152 domain-containing protein, with amino-acid sequence MDRAGGGRSWLRRPGALIRVAVLLTAVGAAVAMVAGGTGTPQGAAGELPPVTSPSAAAPPPTPESAPSPTGVPPSPEPPVLQEPGAVPSTGPGRFGYADRSGPVLGTAGDIRRYRVAVESGSGVDAGEFALAVRTALAGPGSWVDGGQLRLRQVAGDSRYDFTVYLATAHTAGRMCVAGGVDIRIGGRPYTSCRTSGKVIINLDRWRLSVPHFVADGVPLSVYRTYVINHEVGHQLGNRHERCPGQGEPAPVMMQQTLFLKGCVANPWPYLDGRRYAGPPL; translated from the coding sequence GTGGATCGAGCGGGCGGTGGGCGGTCCTGGCTGCGCCGGCCGGGCGCGCTGATCCGGGTTGCCGTGCTGCTGACGGCGGTCGGCGCCGCGGTGGCGATGGTGGCCGGTGGCACCGGCACGCCGCAGGGTGCGGCCGGCGAACTGCCCCCGGTGACGTCCCCGTCGGCGGCGGCACCGCCACCGACCCCGGAGTCCGCGCCGTCGCCGACCGGCGTACCCCCGTCGCCCGAGCCGCCGGTGTTGCAGGAGCCGGGGGCGGTCCCGTCGACCGGTCCGGGTCGGTTCGGCTATGCCGACCGGTCCGGCCCGGTGCTGGGTACGGCCGGTGACATCCGGCGCTACCGGGTCGCGGTGGAGTCCGGCTCCGGCGTGGACGCGGGTGAGTTCGCCCTGGCGGTGCGCACCGCGCTGGCCGGGCCGGGAAGCTGGGTGGACGGCGGGCAACTGCGGCTGCGGCAGGTGGCCGGCGACTCCCGGTACGACTTCACCGTCTACCTGGCCACGGCCCACACTGCGGGCCGGATGTGCGTCGCCGGGGGCGTCGACATCAGGATCGGCGGCCGGCCGTACACCTCCTGCCGGACGTCGGGCAAGGTGATCATCAACCTGGACCGGTGGCGGCTGTCGGTGCCGCACTTCGTGGCGGACGGCGTGCCGCTCTCGGTCTACCGGACCTACGTGATCAACCACGAGGTCGGGCACCAGCTGGGCAACCGGCACGAGCGCTGCCCGGGGCAGGGTGAGCCGGCGCCGGTGATGATGCAGCAGACGCTGTTCCTGAAGGGGTGCGTCGCGAATCCCTGGCCGTACCTGGACGGCCGGCGCTACGCCGGTCCACCGCTCTGA
- a CDS encoding alpha/beta hydrolase: protein MKPATLWPDRLLPAHSIPPPWPGREVRIDGAITYVRETPATGPDAEPALYVHGLGGSSQNWTDLAGLLADRLDGQAIDLPGFGRSEPGRRYTVPVFAERVIRWIEHSDRGPVHLFGNSLGGAISVRVAALRPDLVRTLTLVSPALPFLDFRRSLQGRMLPLLAIPRGERLAAWRLAQVAPEVMAQQVMEACVADLNRICDQRRQEALEEIRIRYEAEHYAAAYVRTFRGLVYSFVRSYLPGSGSLWRMARTVSAPALVIGGRQDRLVDVRVAPQTARVIPDSRLLMINGVGHVAQLEVPRLVARAVLGLLTETGESARRADLAG, encoded by the coding sequence GTGAAGCCTGCCACCCTCTGGCCCGACCGGCTGCTGCCCGCCCACTCGATCCCGCCGCCCTGGCCGGGTCGTGAGGTACGCATCGACGGGGCGATCACCTACGTACGGGAGACGCCCGCGACCGGCCCGGACGCCGAGCCGGCGCTGTACGTGCACGGTCTGGGCGGCTCGTCGCAGAACTGGACGGACCTGGCCGGCCTGCTCGCCGACCGGCTCGACGGTCAGGCGATCGACCTGCCGGGCTTCGGCCGCAGCGAGCCGGGCCGGCGCTACACGGTGCCGGTCTTCGCCGAGCGGGTGATCCGTTGGATCGAACACTCGGATCGCGGGCCGGTGCACCTGTTCGGCAACTCGCTGGGCGGGGCGATCTCGGTGCGGGTGGCCGCCCTCCGGCCGGATCTGGTCCGGACGCTGACCCTCGTGTCGCCGGCCCTGCCGTTCCTCGACTTCCGCCGCTCGTTGCAGGGTCGGATGCTGCCGCTGCTGGCGATCCCCCGGGGCGAACGACTGGCCGCCTGGCGGCTGGCCCAGGTGGCCCCGGAGGTGATGGCCCAGCAGGTGATGGAGGCGTGTGTGGCCGATCTCAACCGGATCTGCGACCAACGCCGGCAGGAGGCGCTGGAGGAGATCCGCATCCGGTACGAGGCGGAGCACTACGCGGCGGCCTACGTCCGGACGTTCCGTGGCCTGGTCTACAGCTTTGTGCGGTCGTACCTGCCGGGGTCGGGATCCCTGTGGCGGATGGCCCGCACGGTGAGCGCACCGGCGTTGGTCATCGGGGGCCGGCAGGACCGGCTGGTCGACGTGCGGGTGGCACCGCAGACCGCCCGGGTGATTCCGGACAGTCGACTGTTGATGATCAACGGTGTCGGTCACGTGGCGCAACTGGAGGTGCCGCGCCTGGTGGCCCGGGCCGTGCTGGGGCTGCTCACCGAGACGGGGGAGTCCGCTCGCCGGGCTGACCTGGCAGGATGA